A region from the Caldicellulosiruptor naganoensis genome encodes:
- a CDS encoding competence/damage-inducible protein A, with protein sequence MVAEIICVGTELLLGQIVNTNAQYLSQKLASLGIDLYFQTTVGDNLNRLKSAIDIASKRADILIFTGGLGPTSDDITKEAVCEYLGKKLILDQEILNKIENYFKHRGARMPDINKKQAYVPEGAIVLENKYGTAPGFIIEENNKIAILLPGPPFEMQPMFEEYVVPYLEKFSKEKIYSRVLKFIGIGESSIEERLRDFIQNQSDPSLALYAKPFEVELRISTKKSSEPLAKDLLDQIESKVRSLLGEYIYGVDNQTLEEVIVEMLLQKGLKVSVAESCTGGLICNKITNVPGASNVFDRGFITYSNEAKVKELGVSEEALKNFGAVSHEVAKQMAQGALNNSLADIAISTTGIAGPTGATKTKPVGLVYIGIATKNYVDSFEFKFSGDRLRIKEIASKAALDVLRRTLISY encoded by the coding sequence ATGGTGGCGGAGATAATCTGTGTGGGGACAGAACTTCTGCTTGGTCAGATAGTAAACACAAATGCCCAATACCTTTCGCAGAAGCTGGCAAGCTTAGGGATAGACCTGTATTTTCAGACAACAGTTGGGGACAATTTGAATAGACTAAAAAGTGCAATTGACATAGCAAGCAAACGAGCAGATATACTTATCTTTACTGGTGGACTTGGTCCTACTTCTGATGATATAACAAAAGAAGCTGTATGTGAATATCTTGGGAAAAAGCTTATACTTGACCAAGAAATTTTGAACAAGATTGAGAATTATTTTAAACACCGCGGAGCAAGGATGCCAGATATTAACAAGAAACAGGCATATGTTCCAGAAGGAGCAATTGTATTGGAAAATAAGTACGGAACAGCGCCAGGGTTCATAATTGAAGAAAATAACAAAATAGCAATTTTGCTACCCGGTCCACCATTTGAGATGCAGCCTATGTTCGAAGAGTATGTCGTGCCTTATTTAGAAAAATTCTCTAAGGAAAAGATATATTCAAGAGTTTTAAAATTCATCGGAATTGGTGAATCATCGATTGAAGAAAGATTAAGAGATTTCATACAAAACCAGTCAGATCCAAGTCTTGCTTTGTATGCAAAACCATTTGAGGTTGAGCTTAGAATCTCAACAAAGAAAAGTAGCGAGCCTTTAGCAAAAGATTTACTTGACCAAATAGAAAGCAAAGTAAGGTCTTTGCTTGGTGAGTATATATACGGGGTGGATAATCAAACGTTAGAAGAAGTTATAGTTGAGATGCTTTTGCAAAAGGGGCTTAAGGTTTCAGTAGCAGAGTCGTGCACAGGTGGTCTTATATGCAATAAAATTACAAATGTTCCTGGTGCATCAAATGTCTTTGACAGGGGTTTTATAACATACTCAAATGAAGCAAAGGTTAAAGAGCTGGGAGTTTCAGAGGAAGCATTGAAGAATTTTGGTGCGGTGAGTCATGAAGTAGCTAAACAGATGGCTCAAGGTGCTCTAAATAATTCTTTAGCAGACATTGCAATATCCACAACAGGAATTGCAGGACCAACTGGTGCGACAAAGACAAAACCAGTAGGTCTTGTGTATATTGGAATAGCCACAAAGAATTATGTTGACAGTTTCGAGTTTAAATTTTCGGGTGATAGACTTAGAATCAAAGAAATTGCTTCAAAGGCTGCTTTAGATGTTCTGAGAAGAACCTTAATTAGTTATTGA
- the recA gene encoding recombinase RecA → MENLDKKKALDRVIMEIEKAYGKGAIMKLGEMAKENIDVIPTGALSLDIALGVGGVPRGRIVEIYGAESSGKTTIALHIIAEAQKMGGEAAFIDAEHALDPFYAKRLGVDINNLLVSQPDSGEQALEIVETLVRSNAIDVIVVDSVAALVPQAEIDGEMGEAHVGLQARLMSQALRKLAGITSKTKTTVIFINQLREKVGVMFGNPETTPGGRALKFYASVRLEVRKGEIIKQQGQPIGTKVKVKVVKNKVAPPFKEAEFDLIYGEGISKEGNVLDVAVNIDVIQKSGTWYTYNGQKIGQGRENAKQFLKENPDIMQEIIEKIKQNANLAFEKIKTTAEIPEEDLILSGEINEDIG, encoded by the coding sequence ATGGAAAACTTAGATAAGAAAAAAGCGTTGGACAGAGTAATTATGGAGATTGAAAAGGCATATGGCAAAGGTGCCATTATGAAACTTGGCGAGATGGCAAAAGAGAACATTGATGTAATTCCAACAGGAGCACTTTCTTTAGATATTGCACTTGGTGTTGGAGGAGTTCCACGTGGAAGGATTGTAGAGATATACGGTGCTGAGTCGTCTGGTAAAACAACAATTGCGCTTCACATAATAGCAGAAGCCCAAAAAATGGGCGGTGAGGCAGCGTTTATTGACGCTGAGCACGCTTTAGACCCATTTTATGCAAAAAGGCTTGGTGTTGATATAAACAATCTCCTTGTTTCCCAGCCGGACAGTGGTGAGCAGGCGCTTGAGATTGTTGAGACACTTGTGAGGAGCAATGCCATTGATGTAATAGTTGTTGACTCTGTTGCTGCGCTTGTACCTCAAGCAGAAATTGATGGTGAGATGGGAGAAGCACATGTTGGGCTTCAGGCAAGGCTTATGTCACAAGCATTGAGAAAACTTGCAGGAATTACCAGTAAGACAAAGACAACTGTTATTTTTATAAATCAGCTAAGAGAAAAAGTTGGTGTTATGTTTGGCAATCCTGAGACAACACCTGGTGGAAGGGCTTTGAAATTCTATGCATCGGTCAGACTTGAAGTTAGAAAAGGTGAGATTATAAAACAGCAAGGCCAGCCAATAGGAACAAAGGTCAAGGTAAAGGTTGTCAAAAACAAGGTCGCTCCTCCATTCAAGGAGGCTGAGTTTGATTTAATATATGGTGAGGGAATTTCAAAAGAAGGAAATGTTTTGGATGTTGCAGTCAACATTGATGTCATCCAAAAAAGTGGCACATGGTATACTTACAATGGGCAAAAAATAGGGCAAGGCAGAGAAAATGCAAAACAGTTTTTAAAAGAAAATCCTGACATTATGCAAGAAATAATTGAGAAGATAAAACAGAATGCAAACCTTGCGTTTGAGAAAATCAAGACAACTGCTGAGATACCTGAAGAAGACCTTATTTTAAGTGGTGAAATAAATGAGGATATTGGATAA
- a CDS encoding regulatory protein RecX has translation MRILDKKLHGEKYLIVFEDGKEVEIDKDIYLEKKVYELEDIDEKTLEQLVFENKLKKAKQALVSYITRYPMRSEFMYYKYLLNKGYDSATASEAVAYFVKLGYIDEISAARKLALKYQNSKSSLEIINLLKKKGFKNSTISQLNLTSENDLTLLDKLLQKKLKHLKRYDSKEVLKIIKWFVARGYDYNAIVEKIKEYLEY, from the coding sequence ATGAGGATATTGGATAAGAAGTTACATGGGGAAAAGTATTTAATAGTTTTTGAAGATGGAAAAGAAGTTGAAATAGACAAGGACATCTATCTTGAAAAAAAGGTATATGAACTTGAAGATATAGACGAAAAAACTTTAGAACAGCTTGTGTTTGAGAACAAATTAAAAAAGGCTAAGCAGGCTCTTGTGAGTTATATAACAAGGTATCCAATGAGGTCTGAATTTATGTATTATAAGTATCTTCTTAATAAAGGATATGACTCAGCTACTGCTTCAGAGGCGGTAGCTTATTTTGTTAAGTTGGGGTACATAGATGAGATTTCTGCGGCAAGAAAACTTGCTTTGAAATATCAAAATTCAAAATCCTCTCTTGAGATAATAAACCTCCTAAAGAAAAAGGGGTTTAAAAACTCTACAATATCCCAGCTGAATCTCACTAGCGAGAATGACTTAACTTTGCTTGATAAGCTCCTCCAAAAAAAGTTGAAACATCTTAAACGCTATGATAGCAAAGAGGTTTTAAAAATAATAAAGTGGTTTGTTGCAAGAGGATATGATTACAATGCAATTGTGGAAAAAATTAAGGAATACTTAGAATATTGA
- the rny gene encoding ribonuclease Y has protein sequence MQKISDTLNLAITAAISITCAIVAFFLGYLYRKKIAEKTIKSAEQEAQRIVEEAKKQAEAYKKEATLLAKEEIHRARSEFEREVRERRAELQRFERRLIQKEEMLDRKMASVEEKEEQLNQKIKDVEKLQEEIELLKQKQQEELQRISGLTQEEARQIILKSVEQDVKHDVALMIKELEQQAKEEADKKAREIIALAIQRYSSDYVAENTVSVVTLPNDEMKGRIIGREGRNIKTFETLTGIDLIIDDTPEAVILSGFDPIRREIAKLTLEKLILDGRIHPARIEEMYEKAKREVENKIREEGERVVFELGIHNLHPELIKLIGKLRYRTSYGQNVLAHSIEVANIAGIMAAELGLDQSIAKRAGLLHDIGKAVDHEIEGSHALIGYELAKRYKETNPDVLEAIGGHHGEMETRSIYNVLIQAADSVSAARPGARRESLESYIKRLQKLEEIANSFEGVEKAYAIQAGREIRIMVKPDRVSDDDIVIMAREIVKRIESELDYPGQIKVNVIREVRAVEYAK, from the coding sequence GTGCAAAAGATTAGTGACACATTGAACTTAGCAATTACGGCAGCAATTAGTATAACTTGTGCAATAGTTGCCTTTTTCCTGGGCTATTTATATAGAAAAAAGATTGCAGAAAAGACAATAAAAAGTGCTGAACAAGAAGCCCAGAGAATTGTCGAGGAGGCAAAAAAACAAGCCGAGGCATATAAAAAAGAGGCAACGCTTTTAGCAAAAGAGGAAATTCACCGGGCAAGGAGCGAATTTGAAAGGGAAGTTAGAGAAAGGCGTGCGGAGCTTCAAAGATTTGAGAGAAGATTAATTCAAAAAGAAGAAATGCTTGACAGAAAGATGGCTTCTGTTGAAGAGAAGGAAGAACAGCTAAATCAAAAAATAAAGGATGTAGAAAAACTTCAAGAAGAAATAGAACTTTTAAAACAAAAACAGCAGGAAGAGCTTCAAAGAATTTCTGGACTTACACAAGAAGAAGCGCGCCAGATTATTCTCAAGAGTGTTGAACAGGATGTAAAACACGATGTTGCACTTATGATAAAAGAGCTTGAACAACAGGCAAAGGAAGAAGCTGATAAAAAAGCCAGAGAAATCATTGCACTTGCTATTCAGCGGTACTCTTCAGACTATGTTGCAGAAAATACAGTATCTGTTGTTACACTGCCAAACGATGAGATGAAGGGTAGAATAATAGGTAGAGAAGGAAGAAATATTAAGACATTTGAAACTCTCACAGGGATTGACCTAATTATCGATGATACACCGGAGGCTGTAATTCTTTCAGGATTTGATCCAATAAGACGAGAGATTGCAAAACTCACTTTAGAAAAGCTCATTTTGGATGGTCGAATCCATCCAGCACGAATCGAAGAGATGTATGAAAAGGCTAAACGTGAGGTTGAAAACAAGATTCGTGAAGAAGGAGAAAGGGTTGTATTTGAGCTTGGTATCCACAACTTACATCCAGAACTTATAAAGCTTATTGGCAAACTCAGATACAGAACAAGTTATGGTCAAAATGTGCTTGCTCACTCTATCGAGGTTGCAAACATTGCAGGTATTATGGCAGCAGAGCTTGGGCTTGACCAGAGCATTGCAAAACGAGCAGGGCTTTTGCATGACATTGGCAAGGCTGTAGACCATGAGATTGAAGGTTCTCATGCTTTAATTGGTTATGAACTTGCAAAAAGGTATAAAGAGACAAACCCTGATGTCCTTGAAGCAATTGGTGGACATCACGGTGAGATGGAAACAAGGTCAATCTACAATGTGTTGATTCAAGCTGCTGACTCTGTTTCAGCAGCACGCCCAGGTGCAAGAAGAGAATCTCTTGAGTCGTATATAAAAAGACTTCAGAAACTTGAAGAGATTGCTAATTCGTTTGAAGGTGTAGAAAAAGCATATGCTATTCAAGCAGGAAGAGAAATAAGGATTATGGTAAAACCAGACCGTGTGAGTGACGACGATATTGTTATAATGGCAAGAGAAATAGTAAAGAGGATTGAAAGTGAGCTTGATTACCCTGGACAGATAAAGGTAAATGTCATTCGCGAAGTTAGAGCTGTTGAATATGCAAAGTGA
- a CDS encoding TIGR00282 family metallophosphoesterase, which yields MRFLAIGDVVGRPGRNILKNTLSKVKENYKIDVVIANCENAAGGNGLTKKVADELFSIGIDVMTMGNHVWANKEIFSFIENEPRIVRPANYPEHTTPGRGYNIFEKNNVKFAVINLCGRVFMENFDCPFRKSDEILEKLDTKIVIVDFHAEATSEKIALGFYLDGRVSCVYGTHTHVQTADEKILPNGTAYITDIGMTGPYDSVLGVDKEIVIQKFVTMLPVKFEVAKGKAQFNGIVFEIDDVSGKAISIDRINFTLEE from the coding sequence ATGAGATTTTTAGCAATAGGAGATGTTGTCGGAAGACCAGGAAGGAATATTCTCAAAAATACTCTCTCAAAAGTCAAGGAAAATTACAAGATAGATGTTGTCATAGCAAATTGTGAAAATGCAGCTGGCGGTAATGGACTTACAAAAAAGGTCGCTGATGAGCTGTTTAGTATAGGTATTGATGTTATGACAATGGGTAACCATGTGTGGGCTAATAAAGAAATCTTTTCATTTATTGAAAATGAACCTCGTATAGTAAGACCAGCAAACTATCCTGAACATACAACACCTGGTAGGGGGTACAACATTTTTGAAAAAAATAATGTTAAATTTGCAGTGATAAACCTATGTGGCCGGGTATTTATGGAAAACTTTGATTGCCCATTTAGAAAAAGTGATGAGATTTTAGAAAAACTTGACACGAAAATAGTAATTGTAGATTTTCATGCTGAGGCGACATCTGAAAAGATTGCGTTAGGTTTTTACCTTGATGGACGTGTTTCTTGTGTGTATGGTACACACACACATGTCCAGACGGCTGATGAAAAGATTCTTCCAAACGGGACAGCGTATATCACAGATATTGGGATGACAGGACCATATGACTCAGTTTTAGGAGTTGATAAAGAAATTGTAATTCAGAAATTTGTCACTATGCTTCCTGTCAAGTTTGAAGTAGCCAAAGGGAAAGCACAGTTTAATGGAATTGTCTTTGAAATTGATGATGTAAGCGGCAAAGCCATTTCTATTGATAGGATAAACTTTACTTTAGAAGAGTAA
- a CDS encoding stage III sporulation protein AB, translated as MILKLIGSILIIFSSLLIGYSQTLKLKKQLRIINIFINFFSFAKADILTTSLTLFEILNRFKSKGFSGHVNVLEYYYKHIGRTSSEVKNIYQLDEDLHKLVLSLFNSIGYSSISEINKIVDEGIRELREHYESARAKYTKNSKMFTLLGFFCGVSICILLLQCVGV; from the coding sequence ATGATTTTAAAGTTAATTGGTTCGATTCTTATAATCTTCTCTTCGCTCCTCATTGGATACTCTCAAACTTTGAAACTGAAAAAACAGCTCAGAATAATAAACATTTTCATAAACTTCTTTAGCTTTGCAAAGGCTGATATTTTGACAACAAGTCTTACACTTTTTGAAATTTTAAATAGATTCAAATCAAAAGGATTTTCTGGACATGTCAATGTGTTAGAGTATTACTATAAACACATTGGACGAACTTCTTCAGAGGTAAAAAATATCTATCAGCTTGATGAAGATTTGCACAAACTTGTACTAAGCCTTTTTAACTCAATTGGTTATTCTTCTATCAGCGAAATAAATAAAATAGTAGACGAAGGTATTAGAGAGCTGAGAGAACATTATGAAAGTGCGCGGGCTAAGTATACCAAAAATTCAAAGATGTTCACATTACTTGGGTTTTTTTGTGGAGTTTCAATTTGCATATTACTTTTACAATGTGTTGGGGTGTAG
- the spoIIIAC gene encoding stage III sporulation protein AC, which produces MNGIDLIFKIAIIGIVLYLVNQVLVKAEKEELAMMTTLVGVIIVLFLIIVLIKRFFDTVKSVFNLF; this is translated from the coding sequence ATAAATGGAATAGACTTGATATTTAAAATAGCCATAATTGGGATAGTACTTTACCTTGTAAATCAGGTACTTGTAAAAGCCGAAAAAGAGGAACTTGCGATGATGACAACTTTGGTGGGCGTGATAATTGTACTTTTTTTGATTATTGTTCTTATCAAGAGGTTCTTTGATACAGTAAAGTCTGTGTTTAATCTGTTTTAA
- a CDS encoding SpoIIIAC/SpoIIIAD family protein, with the protein MEIFNIVILCVVSLFIVSILRPIQKEIAIALTVILGMIVFGLIFDKLSYVIEKLTEVSTRISFANAYIKTLLKMTGIALISEYIASVCRDSGEEAIATKVEFAERILILFLSLPLILSLLDVISKFLK; encoded by the coding sequence ATGGAGATATTTAACATAGTTATACTTTGCGTGGTTTCCTTGTTTATAGTAAGTATTTTGAGACCAATCCAAAAAGAAATTGCAATTGCACTAACTGTAATACTTGGTATGATAGTCTTTGGCTTAATTTTTGATAAGCTTTCTTATGTTATAGAAAAGTTAACAGAGGTAAGTACAAGAATCTCATTTGCAAATGCATATATAAAGACCTTGCTGAAAATGACAGGAATTGCTTTAATCTCAGAATATATAGCAAGTGTGTGCAGGGACAGTGGAGAAGAAGCAATTGCTACCAAGGTAGAGTTTGCAGAGAGAATATTAATATTATTTCTTTCTCTTCCTTTAATTTTAAGCCTGCTTGATGTGATATCTAAGTTTCTAAAATAA
- a CDS encoding stage III sporulation protein AE has protein sequence MIYTLLYSLQNSFKNQGIGKATFLAFFLTLSALVLQNLRDVLLYANDIIQKGSNFAEAIISYTPLDFGDNGICYICSFSYS, from the coding sequence TTGATATACACTCTTTTGTATAGCTTACAAAATAGTTTTAAAAATCAAGGTATTGGGAAAGCAACCTTTTTAGCTTTTTTCCTTACTTTGTCTGCCTTAGTGCTTCAAAATTTAAGAGATGTCCTATTATATGCAAATGATATTATCCAAAAAGGAAGTAACTTTGCAGAAGCTATTATTTCCTATACTCCTCTCGACTTTGGCGACAATGGGATATGCTACATATGCAGCTTCTCTTACTCCTAA
- a CDS encoding stage III sporulation protein AE has protein sequence MQMILSKKEVTLQKLLFPILLSTLATMGYATYAASLTPKIIFALVFSTEFLKNIISPLVNIYIIISILSNIDSGRFNLRRLLNFLKTILLWSIVIGLVMFTGIVSIEGFTGVAVDNLVAKSIKYTVGNFIPFVGKILSDAADTLASSLGIIKSTISVVGLLTLLFVVGIPLFKILIISLLFRLAAAFVGIISDSRFAQFLDDYADNVLLIFSIVFVSLFMFVVTFSTVLFIVQVGR, from the coding sequence ATGCAAATGATATTATCCAAAAAGGAAGTAACTTTGCAGAAGCTATTATTTCCTATACTCCTCTCGACTTTGGCGACAATGGGATATGCTACATATGCAGCTTCTCTTACTCCTAAGATAATTTTTGCATTGGTGTTTTCCACTGAGTTTTTAAAGAATATTATTTCACCGCTTGTAAATATCTACATTATAATCAGTATTCTCTCAAATATAGATAGTGGGAGATTTAACTTGAGGCGACTTTTAAATTTTCTAAAAACAATTCTCCTTTGGTCAATTGTAATTGGGCTTGTGATGTTTACTGGCATTGTTTCAATAGAAGGTTTTACTGGAGTTGCAGTGGACAACCTTGTTGCAAAGTCAATCAAATACACTGTAGGGAATTTTATACCTTTTGTCGGCAAGATTTTATCTGATGCGGCAGATACATTAGCTAGCAGCCTTGGAATTATAAAAAGCACAATAAGTGTAGTGGGGCTTTTAACGTTGCTATTTGTTGTAGGAATCCCACTTTTCAAGATCCTAATTATTTCGCTTTTATTTAGGCTTGCCGCAGCTTTTGTTGGAATTATTTCAGATTCGCGTTTTGCCCAGTTTTTGGATGATTATGCTGACAATGTTCTTTTGATTTTTTCAATTGTATTTGTTTCTTTGTTCATGTTTGTAGTTACATTTTCCACAGTTTTATTCATTGTTCAGGTTGGAAGGTGA
- a CDS encoding SpoIIIAH-like family protein produces MERSKEINALKNLRDEKADEDSRKLIDKKISEIVDNTNKEMICENVFSSKGIGDCTVLFSGDIVYVITQKKLSKQQVIQIQSTVMNVFRVKIDRIRITSSSQ; encoded by the coding sequence ATTGAGCGTTCAAAAGAAATAAATGCCTTAAAAAATCTTCGTGACGAAAAAGCAGATGAGGATAGTCGAAAGCTGATTGACAAGAAAATTTCTGAGATAGTTGATAACACTAATAAAGAGATGATTTGTGAAAATGTCTTTAGTTCAAAAGGAATTGGCGACTGTACAGTTCTTTTTTCTGGAGATATTGTCTATGTAATAACGCAGAAAAAGTTATCAAAGCAACAGGTAATTCAGATACAAAGCACTGTGATGAATGTGTTTAGAGTAAAAATAGACAGAATCAGAATAACATCTTCCTCTCAATAA
- a CDS encoding Asp23/Gls24 family envelope stress response protein: MSENVINETTGGVVKIAEEVVAIIAAVAASEVKGVASMVGTWTGNITEALGKKNLAKGVKVQVGEKEAAIDIYITVEYGVRIPEVAWEIQERVKNAVESMTGLKVVEVNIHVQGIKFEKEEQKESSEE, from the coding sequence ATGTCAGAAAATGTTATTAATGAAACAACTGGTGGAGTTGTGAAAATTGCTGAAGAAGTTGTGGCAATTATTGCAGCAGTTGCAGCCTCAGAAGTAAAAGGTGTTGCCTCAATGGTTGGGACTTGGACAGGTAATATCACAGAAGCACTTGGAAAAAAGAATTTAGCAAAAGGTGTTAAAGTACAGGTTGGCGAAAAGGAAGCAGCAATTGACATCTACATAACTGTAGAGTATGGTGTCAGAATTCCAGAAGTTGCTTGGGAGATACAAGAAAGGGTCAAGAATGCAGTTGAGAGTATGACAGGCCTAAAGGTTGTTGAAGTAAATATCCACGTTCAAGGAATAAAATTTGAAAAAGAAGAACAAAAAGAAAGTTCAGAAGAGTAA
- the amaP gene encoding alkaline shock response membrane anchor protein AmaP, producing the protein MKIGERILLTIFTLVVIVASVFAILLPLGVFSVDSVQSAVYEYVNNPIYGLIPLLIIIMGFAVMFTGVKKKKVRLGIIHANELGNLVISPKTFESAGYSAIKDIKGIKDAVIEIDFDENGVEYHIDALVVSDVNIPELTKEVQNAIKNHVETAIGIPVKSVNLHVKDMVAPQTSITHLR; encoded by the coding sequence ATGAAGATTGGGGAGAGAATATTATTAACAATATTTACATTAGTAGTAATTGTAGCTTCTGTTTTTGCTATCCTTTTGCCTCTCGGTGTGTTTAGCGTCGATAGCGTTCAAAGTGCAGTTTATGAATATGTGAACAACCCTATTTATGGGCTTATACCGCTTTTGATTATAATAATGGGCTTTGCTGTAATGTTTACTGGAGTTAAGAAGAAAAAAGTAAGGCTTGGTATAATTCACGCAAATGAACTTGGCAATCTTGTCATATCACCAAAGACATTTGAATCAGCTGGATATAGCGCTATAAAAGATATAAAAGGAATAAAAGATGCAGTAATTGAAATAGACTTTGATGAAAATGGTGTTGAATACCATATTGATGCCCTTGTTGTAAGTGATGTAAATATACCTGAGTTGACAAAAGAGGTTCAAAATGCTATAAAGAATCATGTTGAGACTGCGATAGGTATTCCGGTTAAAAGTGTGAATTTGCATGTAAAAGATATGGTTGCCCCTCAAACTTCAATTACTCATCTGAGGTAG
- a CDS encoding DUF2273 domain-containing protein, with translation MKLIWEFVLKHVGEVVGGSIGLIFAIFVLIFGFWRTLFIFLCIALGVFIGGRYFEKKKLIEFLDKHLPW, from the coding sequence ATGAAATTAATATGGGAATTTGTTTTAAAGCATGTAGGTGAGGTAGTTGGGGGAAGTATAGGTCTCATTTTTGCTATATTTGTTTTAATTTTTGGTTTTTGGAGGACATTGTTTATATTCTTATGCATAGCACTGGGTGTATTCATTGGTGGTCGCTATTTTGAAAAGAAGAAGTTAATAGAGTTTTTAGACAAACATTTACCATGGTAA
- the nusB gene encoding transcription antitermination factor NusB, translating into MHKRRKTRELCMKILYAYRFQNNEGDIIQFLNKFKELSPDENFKEIDEEYLKRLLIGVVQNQTLIDSLIEKYSKDWPLNRIPMVELELMRIAVYELLFEKEIPISVAIDEAVDLSSIFGVEKAPSFVNGILGSIAANEVKRE; encoded by the coding sequence ATGCATAAAAGACGAAAAACAAGAGAGCTTTGTATGAAGATATTATATGCATATAGATTTCAAAACAATGAAGGCGATATCATTCAGTTTCTAAACAAATTCAAAGAATTAAGCCCAGATGAAAATTTTAAAGAGATAGATGAGGAGTATTTAAAAAGGCTTTTGATAGGAGTTGTTCAAAATCAAACGCTGATAGACAGTCTTATTGAAAAGTATTCTAAAGATTGGCCTTTGAATAGAATTCCAATGGTGGAACTCGAACTTATGCGAATTGCAGTATATGAGCTTTTGTTTGAAAAAGAGATTCCAATATCTGTTGCAATAGATGAAGCTGTGGACCTTTCGAGTATCTTTGGTGTAGAAAAAGCACCAAGTTTTGTAAATGGTATCCTTGGTAGTATTGCTGCAAATGAGGTGAAAAGAGAGTAA